A single Flavobacterium sp. 1 DNA region contains:
- a CDS encoding helix-turn-helix domain-containing protein codes for MEANQNEESECALIIRAAHDAMDVLNGKWKIPIIAVLCFSKKRYSDLLKEIKGISGKMLSKELKDMELNHLLKRTVLETQPITVEYELTEHGIKLKDSIKQLAIWGTAYRKEIIKE; via the coding sequence ATGGAAGCAAATCAAAATGAAGAATCAGAGTGCGCTTTAATCATTAGAGCAGCACACGATGCAATGGACGTACTGAATGGCAAATGGAAGATTCCAATTATTGCTGTACTTTGTTTTAGTAAAAAAAGATATTCTGATCTTTTAAAAGAAATTAAAGGAATATCAGGAAAAATGTTAAGCAAAGAATTAAAGGATATGGAATTGAATCATCTATTAAAAAGAACTGTTTTAGAAACACAGCCAATAACGGTAGAATATGAGCTTACCGAACACGGAATAAAATTAAAAGACTCAATTAAACAACTTGCTATTTGGGGTACGGCATATAGAAAAGAAATTATTAAAGAGTAA
- a CDS encoding nucleotidyl transferase AbiEii/AbiGii toxin family protein yields MLYKETVTKEMWELLQRLMKDEKLKDFNLVGGTALSLMIGHRLSIDLDLFTTEDFDEQAILTHLGNQHSVKIRQILENTMLLDIGSVKVDILAHKYPWQEPVQNEEGIRLVSLYDIGAMKLHAIFQNGTRIKDFVDMYFLLEHHPLKTYLEAYQNKYNRNPRLAALALLDHRNIDKEEKVKLIKGKETNWNKITQRLKKAVFNPSILFSESKNQIPPPNKGRGFRR; encoded by the coding sequence ATGCTCTACAAAGAAACAGTTACCAAAGAGATGTGGGAACTTCTTCAAAGACTCATGAAAGATGAAAAATTGAAAGATTTTAACCTTGTAGGAGGAACAGCTCTCAGCCTAATGATTGGCCATAGATTAAGTATCGATTTGGATCTGTTCACCACGGAAGATTTTGACGAGCAAGCCATACTTACCCATTTAGGAAATCAGCATTCGGTAAAGATCAGGCAGATTCTTGAAAATACAATGCTTTTGGATATAGGCAGTGTCAAGGTAGACATTCTCGCCCACAAATATCCATGGCAGGAACCTGTTCAGAATGAAGAAGGAATACGGCTGGTCTCTTTATATGACATCGGTGCCATGAAGCTTCATGCAATATTTCAAAACGGAACAAGAATCAAAGACTTTGTTGACATGTATTTTCTTTTGGAACACCATCCCCTTAAGACCTATTTAGAAGCTTACCAAAACAAATATAATAGAAATCCGAGACTGGCTGCTCTTGCATTACTGGATCATAGGAATATAGACAAAGAAGAAAAAGTCAAACTCATCAAAGGAAAAGAAACCAATTGGAACAAAATAACCCAGCGACTAAAAAAAGCAGTTTTCAATCCTTCCATTTTATTTTCTGAATCAAAAAATCAAATTCCTCCACCCAATAAAGGACGTGGATTTAGACGCTAA
- a CDS encoding site-specific integrase, whose amino-acid sequence MIIPIYQNHNDKIENLIGNGYAYGTLERFKISLKHLKEYILWKYNFEDISINKIDYAFVTEFEFYLRSVKKCNNNTAVKYVRNFRKIIKICLDNDWLDKNPCSRYEGKMKEVEREFLTEEELNRIYIKRFSSERLNLVKDIFIFSCYTGLAYVDVKGLKKDHIAIGIDGEKWIFKNRQKTDTKSKIPVLPIAQEIIKKYADHPKCLNEDSILPILTNQKMNAYLKEVGDLCDISKEITFHMARHTFATSVTLTNGVPIETVSKMLGHKNIQTTQHYAKILDQKVSEDMQILRNKFTATDNKFNKAN is encoded by the coding sequence ATGATAATTCCAATTTATCAAAATCACAATGATAAAATAGAAAACCTTATCGGCAATGGGTATGCTTATGGCACATTGGAACGCTTCAAAATATCTTTGAAACACTTGAAAGAATACATTTTGTGGAAGTATAATTTTGAAGACATAAGCATTAACAAAATTGATTACGCCTTTGTAACTGAATTTGAATTCTATTTGAGAAGCGTTAAAAAATGTAACAACAATACAGCCGTGAAATATGTTAGAAATTTCAGAAAAATAATCAAGATTTGTCTTGATAACGATTGGTTAGATAAAAATCCGTGTAGCCGATACGAAGGAAAAATGAAAGAAGTCGAAAGAGAATTTCTTACTGAAGAAGAATTAAACAGAATTTATATCAAACGATTTTCATCAGAGCGATTAAATTTAGTAAAGGATATTTTTATTTTTTCCTGTTATACCGGTTTGGCTTATGTTGATGTAAAAGGATTAAAGAAGGACCACATAGCAATAGGCATCGATGGTGAAAAATGGATTTTTAAAAATCGCCAAAAAACAGATACCAAGTCAAAAATTCCAGTACTACCAATTGCACAAGAAATCATTAAAAAATATGCCGACCATCCAAAGTGTTTAAATGAAGATAGCATCTTGCCTATTTTGACTAACCAAAAAATGAATGCTTATCTTAAAGAAGTTGGAGATTTATGTGATATTTCAAAAGAAATTACTTTTCATATGGCTCGACACACTTTTGCAACATCTGTAACACTTACTAATGGCGTTCCTATTGAAACTGTAAGCAAAATGCTTGGTCATAAAAACATACAAACAACTCAACATTACGCTAAAATTTTAGACCAAAAAGTAAGTGAGGATATGCAGATTTTAAGAAATAAGTTTACAGCAACTGATAATAAATTCAATAAAGCCAATTGA
- the mobA gene encoding conjugal transfer protein MobA: MENNGKTVPHKGGRHPKKDPAVHRYSISLTAEENARFLCFYEASRMNVKAHFITACIFQKGITTVTVDKATMDYYMRLTTLFGQFRAVGTNYNQLIKILYRNFSEKKAAAYLYKLEKQTAEMAVLCQKIILLTEEFEAKYLKK; this comes from the coding sequence ATGGAAAACAACGGCAAAACAGTCCCACATAAAGGAGGCAGGCATCCCAAGAAAGATCCCGCCGTTCACCGCTATTCCATAAGCCTTACGGCTGAAGAAAATGCACGTTTCCTTTGCTTCTATGAAGCTTCACGGATGAATGTAAAGGCGCATTTTATTACGGCATGTATTTTCCAAAAAGGTATTACGACCGTAACGGTTGACAAGGCAACCATGGATTACTATATGCGCCTGACCACTTTATTCGGCCAGTTCAGGGCTGTAGGAACAAATTATAACCAGCTGATAAAAATACTGTACCGCAATTTTTCCGAAAAGAAAGCGGCAGCCTATCTCTATAAATTGGAAAAGCAGACAGCAGAAATGGCGGTATTGTGCCAAAAAATCATTCTGCTAACTGAGGAGTTTGAAGCAAAATACCTGAAAAAATGA